CGGTTCCTGTCTCGTCTGGATCACGCCGGCCAGGACCCGCGAGGGGCGGTGCGGCCGGAGACGACCGCTGGAGGGTCGCAGAATGACCACGCCGACTTACAATCCCGCGCGGACGGGCCTGCTGTTCGTCGACCCGTACAACGATTTCCTTTCCGAAGGCGGCAAGCTGTGGCCAAGGGTGAAGGAGGTCGCGGAGCAGGTCCGTCTGATCGACAATCTCAAGGCCGTCCTGGAGACGGTCCGGGCGAGGAACATCCAGGTTTTCATCGTGCCCCATCACCGATGGGAGCCCGGAGACTATCAGCGCTGGAAGCATCCCAACCACACGCAGATCTCGTCGGGCAGGATCCAGTTCTGCGCCAAAGGCAGCTGGGGCGGCGAATGGCGTCCGGATTTCGCGCCGCAAGAGGGTGACGTCATCGTCAAGGAGCACTGGGCGCAGAGCGGCTTCGCCAACACCGACCTCGACCAGCAGCTCAAGCAGCATGATGTCGAAAAGGTGGTCCTCATCGGCCTGATCGCCAATACCTGCATCGAATCCACCGGCCGGTTCGCCATGGAGCTGGGCTATCACGTGACCCTGGTCACGGACGCGACGGCCGCCTTTTCGCCGGAGATGATGCACGCCGCCCACAAGCTCAACGGGCCGACTTACGCTCATGCGATCCTCACCACGGCCGAACTGATCGCGGCCTTGCAGACCGAGCCGAGCGCGGTCGATTGAGGCCCTTATCGGGCATGCGCAGAGCAGCGCGACCGACGCGTGCCTGGCATCTCGACATCGCTCAAAGAGGAATCCGTCGTGGCTCTAGCCGGAAAAGTTCTCTACACCGCCATAACCCACACCACGGGCGGCAGGGATGGGGCGTCCCGCAGCGCCGACGGACGGCTTGACATCAGGCTGTCGACACCGGGCGGGCCTGGCAACGGCACCAATCCGGAACAGCTCTTCGCCGCGGGGTGGTCGGCCTGCTTCGAGGCTGCGATCGGACTCGCGGCCCGCAGAATGAAGGTCACGCTCCCGCCAGACCTGGCGATCGATGCCGAGCTCGACCTGAATCTCGCGGACGGCGCCCATTTCCTCCGCGCCCGGCTCAATGTCAGCCTCCCGGGTCTGGACCAGGAGCTCGCCCAGGTCCTGGTCGATGCCGCCCACCAGACCTGCCCCTATTCCAAAGCGATCCGGAACAATGTCGACGTCCTGATCCCCATCGTCTGAGACAGGTTCGCCGTGGAAAGGGTCTGCCGCTTCGCAGGCGGGCAGATTCTTTACATCGGTCCAACAAGACAATCGGAGCCGCGCAATGCTCGACATCGACCCCCATCGCCGCCGCTTTCTGGGTGCGGCCGCCCTGGCCATCGCCGCCGCCGAGCTCGGGAGAACCAGGTCGGCGAAGGCGCAATCCGGCGGGACGTATCTTGCGGATCTGCCCGCGATCAAGCCCGGGGCCCACAGCTCGTTCGGTGCCCTGAAGCAGATCGATGCCGGTCTGCTCAATGTCAGTTATGCCGAGGCCGGACCGGCCGATGGCCCGCCGGTCCTTCTGCTGCATGGCTGGCCCTACGACATCCACAGCTATGTCGATGTCGCGCCGGCGCTGGCCTCGGCAGGCTACCGGGTGATCGTCCCCTATCTGCGGGGCTACGGCCCGACGCGCTTTCTTTCCGATGACACGATCCGCAATGGCCAGCAGTCGGTGACGGCGGTCGATATCGTCGCCTTGATGGAGGCGCTCGCGATCCGGAAGGCAATCCTCGCGGGTTACGATTGGGGGGCGCGGACGGCCTGCATCATCGCAGCGCTCTGGCCGGAGCGCTGCAAGGCCCTGGTTTCCGTGAGCGGCTATCTGATCGGCAGCCAGGACGCCAACAAGAAGCCGTTGCCGCCGAAGGCCGAGCTGCAATGGTGGTACCAGTATTATTTCGCCACGGAGCGCGGCCGGGCCGGCTACGAACAGAACAGGCGTGATTTCGCCAAGCTCATCTGGCAGCTCGCGTCACCGCGGTGGCGCTTCGACGACGCCGCCTTCGATCGCAGCGCCGCCGCCCTCGACAATCCCGATCATGCCGCCATCGTGGTGCATAATTACCGCTGGCGGCTCGGCATGGCCGAAGGCGAGGCGAAATATGACGATCTCGAACGGCGGCTCGCCGAGTTTCCGGTCATCGCCGTGCCCAGCATCACCCTGGAAGGCGATGCGAACGGCGCGCCCCACCCGGACCCCAGCGCCTATGCCAAGAAGTTCTCCGGCAAGTATGAGAACCGGATCATTCCGGGCGGCATCGGGCACAATCTGCCTCAGGAGGCCCCGCAGGCCTTCGCCAAGGCCGTCATCGACGTCGACGGTTATTGAATGCGCGACTCCCGAGGGGCTCGCTAAAGGGCCGCCAACGCGCGGTCGAGCGCCTCGATCGCGAGGTCCGCATGCTCGGGCCGGAAGCAGAGCGGCGGGCGGATCTTCAGCAGGTTGCGGCGCGGGCCTTCCGTGCCGATGAGCACTCCCTGCTCGCGCATAAGATTGGCGACGCGCCGGGTCCAATCGGGCGCCGGCTCCTGCGTCTTGCGATCGCGCACCAGCTCCACGCCCATGACCAGGCCGGTGCCGCGAACATCGCCGATCGCGGGGTGGCGGGCCATCAGCGCCTCGACGCCCTGGCGGAAATAAGCCCCGGTCCTGCGGGCGTTCTCCTGCAAGCCCTCGCGCTCCAGCACATCGAGCACCGCCAGGCCGGCGGAGGCCGAGACCGGATTGCCACCGAAAGTCGAGAAATAGTCGGTGCGGTCGGTGAAGGACTTGAGAATCTCCCGGCGGGTCACGATGACGCCGAGGGGATGGCCGTTGCCGACCGGCTTGCCCATCGTGACGATGTCGGGAAGCGCACCGTGGAAATCGAAGCCCCAGAAGTGGGTTCCCGACCGCCCGAAGCCGTACTGCACCTCGTCGGCGATGAAGAGGCCGCCTGCGGCGCGCACCGTTTCCGCCACGGTCCTGAGATAGCCCTTCGGAACGTCGAGCATGCCGCTCGAGATGAAGGCGGTATCGATCATCGCCGCGGCCGGCTTGTGGCCGGCCGCCGCGAGCGAGGCGATGGCGCGGCCGGCGTCGCCGGCATAGCCTTGCGCCGCGGCCGGATGGTCTTTGCGGAAACGGCCACGATAGAGATCGGGAGCCTCCAGCGTGCGCACATGGGGCGCCACGGCGCTGGCCGGCATATCGTAAGGCGAGAGTGCCGCCACGGCCTCGGTGCCGCCGTGATAGGCGTTCTCCATCACCAGCGCGCCGGTGCCATGGGTATGGGCCTTGGCGATGCGCCAGGCGATATCGTTGGCCTCGCTGCCGCAATTGACGAAGGCGCAGACATCGAGCCCGGCCGGCATCAGGGCGCAGAGACGCTCCGCATAGTCGAGCACGCTCTCATGCAGATAGCGCGTGTTGGTGTTGAGGAGCGCCGACTGGCGCGCGATCGCTTCCACCACATGCGGGTGCGCATGGCCCACATGCGGCACGTTGTTATAGGCGTCGAGATAGCGCCGGCCATCCGCATCCCAGAGCCAGACCCCGTCCCCGCGCAGCAGATGGAGGGGCC
The nucleotide sequence above comes from Hypericibacter terrae. Encoded proteins:
- a CDS encoding organic hydroperoxide resistance protein, translating into MALAGKVLYTAITHTTGGRDGASRSADGRLDIRLSTPGGPGNGTNPEQLFAAGWSACFEAAIGLAARRMKVTLPPDLAIDAELDLNLADGAHFLRARLNVSLPGLDQELAQVLVDAAHQTCPYSKAIRNNVDVLIPIV
- a CDS encoding alpha/beta fold hydrolase; the protein is MLDIDPHRRRFLGAAALAIAAAELGRTRSAKAQSGGTYLADLPAIKPGAHSSFGALKQIDAGLLNVSYAEAGPADGPPVLLLHGWPYDIHSYVDVAPALASAGYRVIVPYLRGYGPTRFLSDDTIRNGQQSVTAVDIVALMEALAIRKAILAGYDWGARTACIIAALWPERCKALVSVSGYLIGSQDANKKPLPPKAELQWWYQYYFATERGRAGYEQNRRDFAKLIWQLASPRWRFDDAAFDRSAAALDNPDHAAIVVHNYRWRLGMAEGEAKYDDLERRLAEFPVIAVPSITLEGDANGAPHPDPSAYAKKFSGKYENRIIPGGIGHNLPQEAPQAFAKAVIDVDGY
- a CDS encoding aminotransferase class III-fold pyridoxal phosphate-dependent enzyme, with protein sequence MSNNLPAGDLTALRTNPPGFSTVDAERIARELYGMEARATALFSERDQNFHLRPAQGPGAVLKLYNALEDPAIVDFQIGALGHLALQDPGLPVPRLLQTRTGERSAHVEGPDGAGHIACAITFLPGRLLEKAQPGPALLREFGRTVARLDKALRGFFHPAAGQRIAWDIRRAGELRPYASLIGDPAAAAAVARVLERTAGRLPAFAALRSQIIHNDCNPGNVLVDADGAPRVAGIIDFGDMIHGPLVFDLALAAADVAGEGMGPIESAQEIIAGYSAVMPLQDDEIATLYDAMLARHAVTLAIFAWRQRHDRSGADKLEQYERTGLPAFERLLSAGPQAAEDAFRKAAGLAPGAPFVSTPRPAAAAGKDSAEPLLERRRRLLGSGLELSYERPLHLLRGDGVWLWDADGRRYLDAYNNVPHVGHAHPHVVEAIARQSALLNTNTRYLHESVLDYAERLCALMPAGLDVCAFVNCGSEANDIAWRIAKAHTHGTGALVMENAYHGGTEAVAALSPYDMPASAVAPHVRTLEAPDLYRGRFRKDHPAAAQGYAGDAGRAIASLAAAGHKPAAAMIDTAFISSGMLDVPKGYLRTVAETVRAAGGLFIADEVQYGFGRSGTHFWGFDFHGALPDIVTMGKPVGNGHPLGVIVTRREILKSFTDRTDYFSTFGGNPVSASAGLAVLDVLEREGLQENARRTGAYFRQGVEALMARHPAIGDVRGTGLVMGVELVRDRKTQEPAPDWTRRVANLMREQGVLIGTEGPRRNLLKIRPPLCFRPEHADLAIEALDRALAAL
- a CDS encoding isochorismatase family cysteine hydrolase, encoding MTTPTYNPARTGLLFVDPYNDFLSEGGKLWPRVKEVAEQVRLIDNLKAVLETVRARNIQVFIVPHHRWEPGDYQRWKHPNHTQISSGRIQFCAKGSWGGEWRPDFAPQEGDVIVKEHWAQSGFANTDLDQQLKQHDVEKVVLIGLIANTCIESTGRFAMELGYHVTLVTDATAAFSPEMMHAAHKLNGPTYAHAILTTAELIAALQTEPSAVD